The region AAAATAAAGCAACCCATTGTATGGACCCTCCATGATATGTGGGCTTTTACAGGTGGCTGTCATTATAATGGCACCTGTGACAAATATAAGCAGGAATGTGGCGGTTGTCAGCAGTTGGGTTCCAATAGGGAAGATGATTTAAGCAGGTGGGTATGGAGACGCAAAAAGAAGTACTGGGAAGATTTGGATTTTACTGTTGTTACACCCAGTAACTGGCTTGCAGACTGTGCACGATCCAGTTCTTTGTTCGAAGATAAAAGAATAGAAGTGATTCCAAATGGTCTTGATCTTCAGAAATACAAACCAGTTGATAAAGAGGAGGCAAGAGAGGCTTTGAATCTTCCACAAGATAAGAATCTGGTTCTGTTTGGGGCAATGAATTCTACGAAAGATAAGAGGAAAGGGTTTCAATATCTTAAGGCTGCAATAAATATGCTTTCTGAAGATTTAGAATTTGAAGCGATTGTTTTTGGAAATTCCGGTAGTGATGATCAATTAGATATCCCGGTAAATTATCTGGGTAGAATCCCCGATAACATGTTGACCTCTGTCTACTCTGCAGCTGATATGTTTGTAGCTCCTTCTTTGCAAGACAATTTACCAAATACAGTAATGGAAGCTCTTGCATGTGGAACTCCTTCGGTGGCTTTTGATATCGGAGGAATGTCCGATATGATCGTGCATAAGGAAAATGGTTATTTAGCTAAACCGTTTGATACAGAAGATATGGCAAAAGGTATGGAGTGGGTTGTTGCAAGCGATCAAAGAAAGCAAAAATTAAGTGAAGGTTCCAGGAAATATGTTGAAAACAAATTTGAACTGGAACATATTGCCCGAAAATATACAAACTTATATTCTGAAATATGTTAAACATACATGAGGATTATCAATGGAGAAGACAGAAAAAATATACATAGCAGGCCACCGTGGCATGGTTGGTTCGGCAATAAAGCGAAACTTAGAATCAAAAGGCTACACAAACCTTATATGTCTCACCCACAGTGAACTTGATCTAACCGACCAGCAGGCAGTCAATGAATTCTTCGAATCAGAAAAACCTGAATACGTATTCTTGGCAGCCGCTAAAGTAGGTGGGATTCTGGCCAATAGTACGTATCCAGCTGAGTTCATATACGATAATTTGATGATTGAGGCAAATATTATCCATGCCGCACACATATATGGTGTAAAGAAACTTCTGTTCCTTGGCTCATCATGCATCTATCCCAAATTTGCCCCGCAACCCATGAAAGAGGAATACCTCCTGACAGGGGAACTTGAATCCACCAATGAGGCATATGCGGTTGCAAAAATTGCAGGGATACGCTTATGCAAACACTACAACCAGCAGTATGGGACAAACTTTATCTCGGTAATGCCTACAAACCTTTACGGGCCCAATGACAATTTTGATCTTGAAACGTCTCATGTTATGCCTGCCCTTATTCGCAAGTTCCATGAGGCAAAAATAAATAATGAGTCAAAAGTTACCATCTGGGGAAGCGGATCTCCCAAACGTGAATTCCTTCATGTGGATGATATGGCGGATGCCTGTATTTATCTGATGGAAAACTATGACTATGCGGATATTGGGGAATTTGTTAATATCGGTGTAGGAAAAGATCTTTCTATCAAGGAGCTAGCTGAACTGATTAAGGACGTAGTGGGTTATGAAGGTGATATCGTTTATGATTCCTCCAAACCCGATGGTACTCCTCGTAAATTGCTGGATGTGTCTAAATTAAATGGTTTGGGCTGGACATCCAGTATTGGGTTAAAAGAAGGTATTAAAGCAACCTACAGATGGTATGTAGGAAATTGAGGAATATTTAATGGGATATAATCCGTTGGTGTCGATTATTACTGTTTGCTATAACAGTGAAAAGAATATTAGAGACACTATAGAATCTGTTTTGAATCAGTCATATGATAATATTGAATATGTCATTGTAGATGGTGGATCGACTGATAATACCATTAATATCATAAAAGAATATGAACCCAGTTTCAAAGAAAAAATGCGATGGGTTTCGGAGCCTGATGAGGGGATTTATGATGCAATGAATAAAGGTATAGATTTAGCTAACGGGGAAATAATAGGAATCATCAATAGTGATGACTGGTATGAGATTTGTGCTGTGGAAAAAGTAGTTGATAAATTTAAAGAAAGTGATGCTGATGTTGTGTATGGTGATTTGTACAAAGTAATTCCTGAAACATCTGAAAGATATATTCGTACTGGGGATTTATCTCATAAAAAGATAAGTAAAATTCGTTTAAATCACCCGACTTTATTTGTCAAAAAGGGAATATATGATAAACTTGGGGTCTTTAATACAAATTATCCAGTTTCTGCAGATTTGGATCTTATAATTAGATTTTTATATCATGATGTATCGTTTGTTCGAGTGCCTGCTGCATTAGCTAATTTCAGGCTAGGTGGAATAAGTTCGGAAAAAAGTATCATTTTTCAATTACATAGGCTGTCACGAAAATACAAAATACTTCGAAATAATAAAGTTCCCTATCATGAAACAATTTATCTTATTTCCACCACTTTAATGTCCTCCTTGAGAGATTATTTTATATTGAAAGTGTTTGGGCGTAATTTTTTCAATAGATTAAGAAATATTAGGTACAATATATTTAACCCGCCCTAATTATACAATAGTTAAAAAAATGCATGAAGTTATATCTTTTGATAGATTTCTTGTATCTGTTTAGATATATTCTCCCATTGATATTTTTGTGCATAAGTCAATATTTTCTCTGTATCCCATTCTTTATTCAAGGCAACTTCTATATTCCTGGCTAGTTCGTATGAATTACCGGGATTCACTAATAGACCATAATCTTCAGAAACTATTATTTCTTCGCTCCCACCATTGAATGTCGCAACAACGGGTTTACCGGTAGCAAGAGCTTCGATTTGAACAACTCCAAAACTTTCTCTCAAACTAGGTAGAACAAATACGTCACATGCATTCATCCAAAGAGGTATTTCATTGTGCGGTTTGCCGCCGAGTAGTTTTACATAATCCTGTATACCTGCTGCAGCGATTTGTTTTTTCAACTTTCTTTGTAATTTTCCCCATCCGATGATATAGCATTGTATGTCTTTTCTACTTCCAATAATTCTTTTAATGCTTTCAATTAGGTATTTATGTCCTTTTACTTCTACTAAATTGCCAACAGCCAAAATTATCTTTTTATCAAGAGGCAACCGAAGAAATTTCCTGCACTTTAAAGTGTCAATTGGATAAAATAAATTGGATCTATATCCATTTGGTATAACTGTAACCGGAACATTTGTATTCAATTTTTTAATACAATCTGCGTTGCTGTTGCTCACTGTTATTATATGGTCTGCTGAATTCAAAACATATTCAATTTTATTTTTCCATTCATTATCTTTGAATGGTAATAAATAAATGTCATAGCCATGTGCTGTCACCACAAACGGTACACCATACCTTTCTTTAAGTTTCGCACCCACGTAGCCAGCTGACCATGTGAAATGGGCATGTACTAAATTGAAATTAATATTATTTTTATGAATTTTATTCTCAACGGCTTTTAGGTGTTTCTCTCCTATTTTTTTATATTGTGAATCTAGTGGGGCGTATAAAATTGGTGTTGGCCATACATTTACATTTGGTGGGGCGTCAACTAAATCGATTTTGTAATTAAGGTTAAATTGCTTTAAATAGGAAATATTTATATATTCACTAATTTTTGTTATAGGATTATACTCAACCAAAACTGAACATTTATTGAAATACTTAGATGTACTGTTAATTGATTCTTTTTGGAAATTACTGTATGAATGAGCTATGAATAATATGTCGCTTTTTTCCAAACAGATCACCGGATATTGTATTGAAAAACGCAATGTAATAAAAAGCTTTTTTAGGTACGTATCTAATTTTCGAATCATAATTCCTTGCGGTTTCCCTATAGATATATATGTTTTGAAAATGCCGGCGAATGTCATTCTCAACATACAGCTCCCGAAATCAGCCAAACATATTCTTGAAACCGAAAGGCTCCTGTTCGAAAAGCTCTTCTGAATAATATTGATATCAAGATCAATGGTTCACCTACATGCAAGGGTGTTTTTCATCATGCAATCTGCATGGCAATTGGATACATGTTTGTGTAAGTTGTGAAGGATTTCCTTTGACCATACAGATAGCCTTGGGGAAAGAGCATGACAGAAACCACTTTGTTGAGGTAATGGAAAATATCAAGATCAAAACTGACAGAAGACCAAGAACCAGGCCATCGGAGATACTTGCTGATTCTGCTTATGATGAGATAACCATCAGAAAATATCTCAGACGCAGAGCGATAAAAAGCAATATTCCTATCAATATCAGAAATAGGAAATATCCTAAAAGAGGAAGACCTACAAGACTTGGATATGAGTTGTATAGGAAAATAGCAAGTAGATATGAAAGGTTAAATGTGGTTTTCAAAGGACTAATCGAAATGGCGTGTTTTTTAATGTGTTGGAAAAGGTTTCAGGAGAAGTTTTGAAATAGGCTCATCCATATAATTAAGGTTTGTATATTCTTGGAAGATTGTATTTCACAATAACTGCAAGGCATATGGCTGTTCCAATAAAAAATCTGAGAGGATCATAGTTTGAAGATAATATTTTAAGGTCTTCTATTTTTGCTTTTTTCATCTCTATATGAGTTGCCCCCCCGCTCATATAAAAAGCAATTGTTTCATTAAAATAAACAAAGTTTTCTTTGTATTGTTTTATGCATTTAACGATAAATTCATGGTCAGAAGACAGTTTTAAATAGGTAGAGAATTCCCCCAACTCATTAAACAATTTTTTTCTAACAAAGAGCGCTTGATGACAGATTCTTTTGTATAGTAGATTATTATAGTTTACTTCACTTCCTCGTATTCTTTTGTTTCCTCTGTCATCTTTAATTTCCACGTTACCATAAACTCCCATTACTCTTGGATTCAAAAAATGCGTAGCCACTCTATAAAGCACACTTTTATCATAAAGATAATCTCCAGAGTTCAAAAAATAAATAATTTCACCCTTGGACATTGCTATACCTTTGTTCATAGCATCATATATACCATCATCGGGTTCACTTACCCATTTAGTAATGCTGTCTTCATATTTTTTGATGGTTGCAATCGTGCCGTCAGTAGAGCCGCCATCAATAATTATATACTCTATATTCGTATAAGATTGGTTTAAAATACTTTCAATTGTTCTTTTCAGATATGTCTCACTATTTAGGCAGACTGTCACGATTGAAATTAAAGGAAGTCTCTCACATATAGTTCTGTTATTTTTTATTTGCATATTAGATTCTCTGAAAAATGTATACACCGACTAGTATTTAGATATATTTTGATCTATACACTGATGCTAGGTTGTTGGAATATATATTATTGCATTCTTCTGGTACAATGTTTAGTAAGAATTCCATCTCATAAATTTTTGTAGTTCCAAAGGTGCCTCTGCTGATTAAATATGGATTGTTTCGTGCATATTGTCTAATTAATATATTACTTGATATATCTTGGATATATACATTTTTTGGATATTTTATTAGTTGAATGCCAGATGTATTTATCCTTTCGACAGTAGATATTGGCCGCTTCTCTACTAGTGGGTCTACCATTAATTCTTTATCAGCCTGATGGTAATTGTTCCACTCTATCGATTTCAATTCTGAGTGAGTATATTCTGTCCTTTGGACACGATCTGCCTCATAAAGAGGATCTGCTCTATTTACATATGGTGTAGTAATCATAAAGAAAATTAATACTACTACAATAAGTGCAGCGAGTATCTTATTAGCATTATAAAATATTTCTTTATTTGTATTGCTTAAAGTGTATATGTAGTAAATTGATAAAGATGCAAACATTACTAAAAAAATTTCTAAGTGTGATATAAAACGGTGAGGTATGAATAGATAATTAAGTCCAATGAAAGTACCGGGGTATATTAAAAGAAATAATATTAATGCAACACAAATATATGATAAGTAAATCTCCGATATAAAACGACGATTAAGAAGAATGAGTATACCTAAAATCGCTAATCCTATAAGCATACTATATCCAAAATTATATAGTAAGTTTGATAAAAAACTAAATTGTGAAAACATTTCTCCATAGTTTGTACTTACGGCTTGCCCTGAAGATAGATATTCATTAATCATATCTGAAATGGTAGTTTCCAAGCGACTAACCATTCCTGCAAAAAAAGTAGTTTTTTGCACGTATCCCATTGTTGACCAATAAAAAAGTATAACTATAAAGAAAAAAACCACTGTATTTAATTTTATAGATATATGGTTTTGTAAATTTATATTTGTATATAAATATGTATAAAGAATTTTTCCCATATATAATGAAAAAATAATTATTAAAAATGCAGCTGTGGACAATTGATGTGTCAAAATTGAACAAACCATGAATAATAGTGAAAAAAAAGAATATATTGGTTTGTTTTTGTATTGAATCAAACAGTACAAAGTTATTACTATGAAAATATGCACAAATGATCCTGTATTTATATTAGTTACTCCCCTTACAAATAGCATGTCTACAATATTAGCTAGTATAAAAGCTATAAGCGCAATTTCTTCGTTGAAAATTTTTTTGGCTATTAGATATATAAATAAACTGGTAATTATCAAAAAAAGGAAAACAATTGTGAAGAAAAGCACCTCTTTAAAACCTATATCCATAATAATTCTACTTATAGATTCGTATATGTGCCATAATGGAGTATAAAAATACCTTGGAGCGTAAAATTCAGTGAGAAGTCCATTAATGTTTCCATCGGCAATAATGTATTTTGTAGTTGAGATATGAGCGTGTGTATCATTGCCGGGTATTGTTGGGAATATATAATATCTTCCAAAACGATACGATAATGAAAGCAAAAGCGTTTTTATCATAATAAATGATGTAAACATCCTATCGTTTGGTCTATACAATATTTCTACAAATAAAGTAAAATATGCAATGGTGATAATATAAAAATAAATCGCTGGTCTATAGTATACTGTATTCCATAATATAATAATTGAAAGACAAAATAAGGTAAAATATATTATGTTATTAGCTAGAAAAAAAGTACTATACTTGTTTTCATCATTGTTTTCAGACTTCTCAATAGGGATGTCGAGTCTTTTTTTAAGCACGTAATATCCAAAAGGGCTTACTAAAAAAGCGAGCCCCAAGCCATACTGGCCAATACCTGCAAACAATGATAGATATATAATTATCAAACCAGTAAATATTGTTATTATAGAGAATATATTATCCAGATTTGCAACAAAATTTCTGCCGATTTCTCTACAATATAGTTTGAGGTTGGTTGTATTCATGTTCACCATTATTTCTTAAACTTATTTTATTTTTCACTTTATTTTATATTTGCCAATGAAATTAACCATGAAGTCCGTGACATCTACTTTATCAGAAAGAAGAAGTTTTCTCTTTTTTTTACCTTCTTCCCACAAATTATCTCTTTTAAGCAAACTTATAGCTTTATCTAAAGCATCTTTTTCACAGTTTTTAGGGTCGGAAAAAGTATAGGTCAGATTATATTTTTCTTCTTGTTCATCAAGATATCCGAGTCTGAGAGTATTTACATATATTGCATGGGTGCCTAAAATTGCACATTCTGATGCTGTGGTTGCCCCTTCTCCGATATAAAGTGTAGCATAATACAGCAGATCATGCAGTTTTTCAGGTGATACCGTGATCTTATATTTCTCAAACTCCGGCCCCAGATCACCTTCTGAGGTTATCAGCACACGTCCGTATTTTTCAAGTTCTTTTACAAACTCGATCTTGTTCTGGATGCCATGATGTCCCACATCATGACTGGCTTCCCAGGAAACAAATCTTAGGATTATGAACGGCTCATCTTCCTTAAGGTCTAATTCTTCAAGTACTGTTGGGTTCGGAGTAAAGTAATTTGGATGTAGATAGGCAATTGCAAGGTAGCCGTTATAGCGGATATGTTTTTTTCCAAGATTTTTGTTGAAGCAGGAAGGAGTACAGATTACTGAAGCAAATGGAAAAGAAGAGTTGTTAATGAGTTTTGCATGTTCTGTATTTGTGAATAATATAGATGTTTTTCTCATTAAGGTGGCTACATGAGTAATAAATGGATTTCCTTCTCCTATAAAAATATCAGGACTAAAAGATTGAGATTTTAGATAAAGTTTAATATCTCTATATATAAGTTCATATCCCATATTTAACAAGCCACTTTTGCAGGTGCTCAATGTGCAGTATTCTATGTCATATGCATCCAGTAAATTTTTTGCAACATCTTTGTTGCGAGATGTAACGAGAACATTATGTCCTCTTTCTTCCATTATATGAATGAAATTCTTGAAAAAATGAACATGGGCAGGGTGAATTATATCAACTACAATATTCATTCTATTATTCCTCAAGTTCGATTTTCTTCAACCTGTATAGCATTTCATCCTGTATTTTTCGATGGGTTTTCAACATATCAGCAACCAATGCGACAATAAATACAAGAATTGCTATCACAAACAAAAGGACTGTCAAAATTGCAGAAGGTAAATAAGGTCCCACAGCACCTGTGTTGAAATAATTGACCAAAACCCTTCCACCAGTCACGAATCCGGCTAATAAAAAGATCCCTGCTATTGCAGAAAAGGTTTTCAATGGGTGAAAGTCTCTGTAACCTCTGGCAATTGTGGTTCCCGCACGTCTGGCGTAATTGAAAATATTAGAAATGAGTCTTGAAGATCCTTCTCTTTTTCTGAATTCAATTGGAACTTCGGTATAAGCCATGTCGTAATACGATGCTTGTATAAGGGTTTCCTGCACATAAGTGTAATCTGCCATCACGTTGAGGCGGAGGGCACAATCTCTTGAGAATGCACGGAACCCGGATTGGCCATCAGATACCGGAAGACCTGAAACATGTCTTGTGATGAAAGTAGCCATTCTGTTGCCTATTTTCTTATGAAGAGGCATATATTCAATTTCACCCTTCGTTCTGGATCCCAGAACCAAATCTGCTTTGTTGTCCAGAACTGGCTGGATGAGCTTTGGAATTTCATTGCCGTTGTATTGGCCATCACCGTCTGTATTGACAATAATATCCGCGCCCATTTCAAGGGCTGTTTGCAAACCAATTTTGAAAGTAGGGGCTAAACCTCTGTTTTTCTTAGAAATGACTATTCGATCTGCTCCTGCTTTTTTTGCTTCCTCGGCAGTATTGTCTGTGGACCCATCACTAACTACCAAGACTTCAACTTCGTCACAACAATCTCTGGGTATCTCTTTAATTACTGAAGCGATTGAGTCTTCTTCATTGTATGCAGGAATCATTACTACTAATTTCATAAAAAGCCCCTTTGTAAAAAACCATCATATGTCTTGTCTATTTTAATAAATTTGTTGTTTTGTAACAAAAAGCAGCCACTGTGGTCAGGAAATCACCGCTGTTGTATTAAATGGAACTATGTTAATATATACCACCTTGTGAAATATTGTTTGGGGGATGGAATACATCCTATATAATTATTATGACATACATATCTGCAATAGTATAAAATTGC is a window of Methanohalophilus mahii DSM 5219 DNA encoding:
- a CDS encoding DUF354 domain-containing protein, with translation MNIVVDIIHPAHVHFFKNFIHIMEERGHNVLVTSRNKDVAKNLLDAYDIEYCTLSTCKSGLLNMGYELIYRDIKLYLKSQSFSPDIFIGEGNPFITHVATLMRKTSILFTNTEHAKLINNSSFPFASVICTPSCFNKNLGKKHIRYNGYLAIAYLHPNYFTPNPTVLEELDLKEDEPFIILRFVSWEASHDVGHHGIQNKIEFVKELEKYGRVLITSEGDLGPEFEKYKITVSPEKLHDLLYYATLYIGEGATTASECAILGTHAIYVNTLRLGYLDEQEEKYNLTYTFSDPKNCEKDALDKAISLLKRDNLWEEGKKKRKLLLSDKVDVTDFMVNFIGKYKIK
- a CDS encoding glycosyltransferase family 2 protein is translated as MKLVVMIPAYNEEDSIASVIKEIPRDCCDEVEVLVVSDGSTDNTAEEAKKAGADRIVISKKNRGLAPTFKIGLQTALEMGADIIVNTDGDGQYNGNEIPKLIQPVLDNKADLVLGSRTKGEIEYMPLHKKIGNRMATFITRHVSGLPVSDGQSGFRAFSRDCALRLNVMADYTYVQETLIQASYYDMAYTEVPIEFRKREGSSRLISNIFNYARRAGTTIARGYRDFHPLKTFSAIAGIFLLAGFVTGGRVLVNYFNTGAVGPYLPSAILTVLLFVIAILVFIVALVADMLKTHRKIQDEMLYRLKKIELEE
- the fcl gene encoding GDP-L-fucose synthase gives rise to the protein MEKTEKIYIAGHRGMVGSAIKRNLESKGYTNLICLTHSELDLTDQQAVNEFFESEKPEYVFLAAAKVGGILANSTYPAEFIYDNLMIEANIIHAAHIYGVKKLLFLGSSCIYPKFAPQPMKEEYLLTGELESTNEAYAVAKIAGIRLCKHYNQQYGTNFISVMPTNLYGPNDNFDLETSHVMPALIRKFHEAKINNESKVTIWGSGSPKREFLHVDDMADACIYLMENYDYADIGEFVNIGVGKDLSIKELAELIKDVVGYEGDIVYDSSKPDGTPRKLLDVSKLNGLGWTSSIGLKEGIKATYRWYVGN
- a CDS encoding transposase, which gives rise to MQGCFSSCNLHGNWIHVCVSCEGFPLTIQIALGKEHDRNHFVEVMENIKIKTDRRPRTRPSEILADSAYDEITIRKYLRRRAIKSNIPINIRNRKYPKRGRPTRLGYELYRKIASRYERLNVVFKGLIEMACFLMCWKRFQEKF
- a CDS encoding glycosyltransferase family 2 protein: MGYNPLVSIITVCYNSEKNIRDTIESVLNQSYDNIEYVIVDGGSTDNTINIIKEYEPSFKEKMRWVSEPDEGIYDAMNKGIDLANGEIIGIINSDDWYEICAVEKVVDKFKESDADVVYGDLYKVIPETSERYIRTGDLSHKKISKIRLNHPTLFVKKGIYDKLGVFNTNYPVSADLDLIIRFLYHDVSFVRVPAALANFRLGGISSEKSIIFQLHRLSRKYKILRNNKVPYHETIYLISTTLMSSLRDYFILKVFGRNFFNRLRNIRYNIFNPP
- a CDS encoding glycosyltransferase family 39 protein; translation: MNTTNLKLYCREIGRNFVANLDNIFSIITIFTGLIIIYLSLFAGIGQYGLGLAFLVSPFGYYVLKKRLDIPIEKSENNDENKYSTFFLANNIIYFTLFCLSIIILWNTVYYRPAIYFYIITIAYFTLFVEILYRPNDRMFTSFIMIKTLLLSLSYRFGRYYIFPTIPGNDTHAHISTTKYIIADGNINGLLTEFYAPRYFYTPLWHIYESISRIIMDIGFKEVLFFTIVFLFLIITSLFIYLIAKKIFNEEIALIAFILANIVDMLFVRGVTNINTGSFVHIFIVITLYCLIQYKNKPIYSFFSLLFMVCSILTHQLSTAAFLIIIFSLYMGKILYTYLYTNINLQNHISIKLNTVVFFFIVILFYWSTMGYVQKTTFFAGMVSRLETTISDMINEYLSSGQAVSTNYGEMFSQFSFLSNLLYNFGYSMLIGLAILGILILLNRRFISEIYLSYICVALILFLLIYPGTFIGLNYLFIPHRFISHLEIFLVMFASLSIYYIYTLSNTNKEIFYNANKILAALIVVVLIFFMITTPYVNRADPLYEADRVQRTEYTHSELKSIEWNNYHQADKELMVDPLVEKRPISTVERINTSGIQLIKYPKNVYIQDISSNILIRQYARNNPYLISRGTFGTTKIYEMEFLLNIVPEECNNIYSNNLASVYRSKYI
- a CDS encoding glycosyltransferase family 4 protein, which encodes MNPLLINTSDIHGGAARAAYRLHQGMQQIGMNSKMLVQKKSSADNSVIGPKFNFWNKLSGVRNLADRFPLQMYRGFQNTPWSPQWLPNNIDKKIDRIEPDIVHLHWICGGFVPISQVAKIKQPIVWTLHDMWAFTGGCHYNGTCDKYKQECGGCQQLGSNREDDLSRWVWRRKKKYWEDLDFTVVTPSNWLADCARSSSLFEDKRIEVIPNGLDLQKYKPVDKEEAREALNLPQDKNLVLFGAMNSTKDKRKGFQYLKAAINMLSEDLEFEAIVFGNSGSDDQLDIPVNYLGRIPDNMLTSVYSAADMFVAPSLQDNLPNTVMEALACGTPSVAFDIGGMSDMIVHKENGYLAKPFDTEDMAKGMEWVVASDQRKQKLSEGSRKYVENKFELEHIARKYTNLYSEIC
- a CDS encoding glycosyltransferase family 4 protein; the protein is MICLEKSDILFIAHSYSNFQKESINSTSKYFNKCSVLVEYNPITKISEYINISYLKQFNLNYKIDLVDAPPNVNVWPTPILYAPLDSQYKKIGEKHLKAVENKIHKNNINFNLVHAHFTWSAGYVGAKLKERYGVPFVVTAHGYDIYLLPFKDNEWKNKIEYVLNSADHIITVSNSNADCIKKLNTNVPVTVIPNGYRSNLFYPIDTLKCRKFLRLPLDKKIILAVGNLVEVKGHKYLIESIKRIIGSRKDIQCYIIGWGKLQRKLKKQIAAAGIQDYVKLLGGKPHNEIPLWMNACDVFVLPSLRESFGVVQIEALATGKPVVATFNGGSEEIIVSEDYGLLVNPGNSYELARNIEVALNKEWDTEKILTYAQKYQWENISKQIQEIYQKI
- a CDS encoding glycosyltransferase family 2 protein, whose translation is MQIKNNRTICERLPLISIVTVCLNSETYLKRTIESILNQSYTNIEYIIIDGGSTDGTIATIKKYEDSITKWVSEPDDGIYDAMNKGIAMSKGEIIYFLNSGDYLYDKSVLYRVATHFLNPRVMGVYGNVEIKDDRGNKRIRGSEVNYNNLLYKRICHQALFVRKKLFNELGEFSTYLKLSSDHEFIVKCIKQYKENFVYFNETIAFYMSGGATHIEMKKAKIEDLKILSSNYDPLRFFIGTAICLAVIVKYNLPRIYKP